One window of the Chryseobacterium sp. CY350 genome contains the following:
- a CDS encoding NADPH-dependent FMN reductase has product MKILAIAGSNSDTSINRQLVTYAASLFENAEVEVVDMNDFEMPIYKHQLETESGVPAQAIDFAAKIDGSDLLIVSLSEHNGTYSTAFKNVFDWTSRIKGRKVWNDIPMFLMATATGPRGGLGVLDAASKRFPLHAGNIVDTFTLPHFNDNFDKENQKISNEEKDSELKEKITKISSPEIILEK; this is encoded by the coding sequence ATGAAAATCTTAGCAATCGCAGGAAGTAATTCCGACACATCAATCAACAGACAATTAGTAACTTATGCAGCCTCATTATTTGAAAATGCAGAAGTGGAAGTTGTAGATATGAACGATTTTGAAATGCCAATCTACAAACATCAACTCGAAACAGAAAGCGGAGTTCCTGCTCAGGCAATAGATTTTGCAGCGAAAATTGATGGTTCAGATTTATTGATTGTTTCCCTTTCAGAACATAACGGAACCTATTCCACAGCATTCAAGAACGTCTTCGACTGGACTTCAAGAATCAAAGGCAGAAAAGTTTGGAACGATATTCCAATGTTCCTGATGGCAACAGCTACAGGGCCTAGAGGAGGTTTGGGAGTTTTAGATGCAGCTTCAAAAAGATTTCCGCTGCATGCAGGAAATATTGTTGATACATTTACATTGCCACACTTCAACGACAACTTTGACAAAGAAAATCAAAAAATTTCTAACGAGGAGAAAGACAGTGAGTTAAAAGAAAAAATAACAAAGATTTCTTCTCCCGAAATAATCTTGGAAAAATAG
- the purM gene encoding phosphoribosylformylglycinamidine cyclo-ligase yields the protein MSNTYKSAGVDKEEGYKTVDKIKKAVGETHNANVLNHLGSFGAFYEIGGYKNPVLVSGTDGVGTKLKVALDSKRYESIGVDCFAMCANDILCHGAKPLFFLDYLACGKLDSEIAAEIVLGMVAACKDNNCALIGGETAEMPGMYKPGDYDVAGFCVGIVEKDQIIDGTKIKTGDKIIALPSSGFHSNGFSLVRKIFPDFEEEFEGKPLYETLLVPTRLYYKDIHRVIEEIEVAGIAHITGGGLYENIPRIIGEGLCASIDAAKIQIPSVMVELEKRGNIAREEMFGTFNMGVGMIVVVDPSHAEKVLHLLDDAYEIGEITEGAEKIDLKF from the coding sequence ATGAGCAATACTTACAAATCTGCAGGTGTAGACAAAGAAGAAGGTTACAAAACCGTTGATAAAATCAAGAAAGCGGTAGGCGAAACGCACAATGCAAATGTTTTGAATCATTTGGGAAGTTTCGGAGCTTTTTACGAAATCGGAGGCTACAAAAATCCGGTTTTGGTTTCTGGAACTGATGGCGTCGGAACTAAACTTAAAGTTGCTTTAGACTCAAAAAGATATGAATCTATTGGAGTTGATTGTTTCGCAATGTGTGCAAACGATATCCTTTGTCACGGTGCAAAACCATTATTTTTTCTCGATTATTTAGCTTGCGGGAAATTAGATTCCGAGATTGCTGCAGAAATCGTTTTAGGAATGGTAGCGGCCTGTAAAGACAATAATTGTGCTTTAATTGGTGGCGAAACCGCAGAAATGCCGGGAATGTATAAGCCGGGAGATTATGATGTAGCAGGTTTCTGTGTCGGGATCGTTGAAAAAGACCAGATCATAGACGGTACAAAAATCAAAACAGGAGATAAAATTATTGCATTGCCAAGTTCAGGATTCCACTCAAACGGATTTTCTTTGGTAAGAAAAATTTTCCCGGATTTTGAAGAAGAATTTGAAGGAAAACCTTTGTACGAAACACTTTTGGTTCCTACAAGATTGTATTATAAAGACATTCACAGAGTAATTGAAGAAATCGAAGTTGCCGGAATCGCCCATATTACAGGTGGCGGTTTGTACGAAAATATTCCGAGAATCATCGGTGAAGGATTATGTGCTTCAATTGATGCCGCAAAAATCCAGATTCCGAGTGTAATGGTAGAGCTGGAGAAAAGAGGAAATATCGCACGTGAAGAAATGTTCGGAACTTTCAATATGGGTGTCGGGATGATCGTAGTTGTAGATCCTTCACACGCTGAAAAAGTGCTTCACCTTCTGGATGATGCTTACGAAATAGGAGAGATTACGGAAGGAGCAGAGAAGATCGATTTGAAATTTTAG